The nucleotide window GCACGTCCAAAACGTCCTCGCCCGCCTGCCTAGAATGGGCGCGCAATGCACCGCTACGGAGGATTCAATGGGACTCGTCAGCTACCTGGGCGCCAGTGTGATCAGCGGCCTGTTGGCCGTTGTGCTGTTCATGGCCGCCTATCACATCGTCGATCGCGCCACGCCGGAGGTGAACTTTGTCGCTGAGATCAAGAACGGCAACCTGGCTGTTGGTCTTGTGCTCGCTGGCCTGTTTGTCGGCCTGGGCCTCGCCATCAGCGGGATATTCTGATCCGCGCTACGAGCGCCTCGCGGCCGAGCTCGAGGCCTTCCTCGGCGTGCCATACGTTTGGGGCGGCGAGGGCCAATCCGGCGCCGACTGTTCCGGATCGCTCTGGTACGTTTGCCGTCGCGCGGGCTTCCATTACCCGCGCACCACGGCGCGCAAGATGTGGGCGGTTTGGGGCGGAACCGAGAAATCAAACTGGCGTGACGGCGAGTTCGGCGACCTGGTTTGGTTCACCTTTTCCGCGCACCGCCCCTTCGGACACGTGGGCATGATCAAGGCCGGCAACGAGTTCTACAACGCGAGCAGCCGACGCGGCTTCGTGCTCGGTCGCTTTACCCCGGGCAACACCTACGACCGGCACTTCGCCGGCATCAAATCTTTGGAGTAAGCATGGATCCGATCCAAACG belongs to Candidatus Alcyoniella australis and includes:
- a CDS encoding DUF350 domain-containing protein; amino-acid sequence: MGLVSYLGASVISGLLAVVLFMAAYHIVDRATPEVNFVAEIKNGNLAVGLVLAGLFVGLGLAISGIF
- a CDS encoding NlpC/P60 family protein, which produces MSAWASPSAGYSDPRYERLAAELEAFLGVPYVWGGEGQSGADCSGSLWYVCRRAGFHYPRTTARKMWAVWGGTEKSNWRDGEFGDLVWFTFSAHRPFGHVGMIKAGNEFYNASSRRGFVLGRFTPGNTYDRHFAGIKSLE